The nucleotide window CGTAATCCCTATGCCAGCTGCAGCCGCAAGTGCGGCTAAACTAACGAGACCAACGACGCCAATCCCCACGAGCTTCCCTAACATTTGCGTGATGGGATTCACACTGGACACGATCAATTCCATGACACGAGAGGATTTCTCGGTGGCCACCTCAGTAGCAATCATCGTTCCAAAGGTGATGACGATAATGTAAATCGCAATGACCAATACATAGACCATCCAATAGGCTTGCATTTGCGATTCCTCGGTTTGCACTTCCCCATCCGGGGTAAGTGGCTGTTCATGAAAAGAAATCGGCGCATGAATCATTTCGAGTTCGTCTTCATCTAAATCGAGTTCGCTTGTGACGACGGTTTCTTTTACATTTTGCACATCTTGATTAACCTCTTGGCCAATCATAAAATCATTATCATCGCCGTAGAAATCAACGTTGAGATCGACCGCATCGCCACTTAACGCGAGTACATAATTGTATTCCTCGTTTTCCGCCGCTGCGATCGCGTCTTCTTCGTCGCCATCGGTATAGTTCACATACTCAAAAGATCCTTCTTCATAGCTTTCAAGCATGTCACCGACAACATCATCATCCGTCGTTTCATCGACGACCGCGATCTGTTCCGAGATGTCCTCCTCTTCATCATCTGCAAACACCGCTATAATTTGGCCCGCGTTCATCAATCCAATGATGAGAAGCACCATAATTAACGTTGACCACATGAATGCTTTCGATTTTATACGTCTGCTCACCGTATGCCCGACGGTAATCCAAAAGTTATTCATCTTCGTCATCCCCTGCCTTATCTACAAATATATCGTGCAAAGAAGGCTCCTCAACCTCAAACTTGCGAACAAACCCTTCCTGGGCAATCGTGTAAAAAAGATCTTCAGCCACTTGTTCGTTTTCCACTTTTACAGTCGCCCCATCTTTCGTATTATCCAGGCTTAAAACCCCGGGGTGATCGTCTAAGAACTGCAAATCATAGTCCGCTCGAATACTGATGTTTTTCATGCCGTACGATCGTTTAATCTCTTTCAAGTTGCCTTGAAGGACAGGCTCCCCACGTTTTAGCATAATAAGGTCTTCGCACAGCTCTTCCACGTTCCTCATCTGGTGGCTGGAAAAAACGATCGTCGTCCCTTTTGCCTGTAAATCTTGCACTGCATCACGCAACATATCCGTGTTCACCGGATCGAGACCGCTAAACGGTTCATCCAAAATTAAGAGCTCGGGATCGTGCAGCACGGCAGCGATAAATTGAATTTTTTGCTGATTGCCTTTCGATAGTTCTTCGATTTTCTGATTTTCATATTGTGGGACTTGAAATTTTTCCAGCCATTCGCGCATAACTTCTACGATATCCGGCTTTTTCATCCCTTTGAGCCTCATCAAATAAATCAACTGTTCTTTCACCGTCAGTTTCGGATATAAGCCTCTTTCTTCGGGGAGATAGCCAACCAAGTGTGTGCGTTTATAAGAAAGGCGCTTTCCGTCCCATGTCACAGAGCCGTTGGTCGGGTCGAGCAACCCTAAGATCATCCGAAAAGTCGTCGTTTTGCCCGCTCCATTCGCCCCGAGCATGCCTAACATGCTTCCTCTCTCTATCGTAAGAGATAAGCCATCCACAGCCTTGTGTTTGCCGAATTGTTTTTTTACATCGTTAATCATGAGTGTCATGGAATTCCTCCTTGGATTTAGTGAATCAATCAGCAATCGCTTCTATTGTCTCTTCGCGAAAAGTCTTATCTTCAAAAAATTGCTCGATAAAAATAGACAAGTTTCTCCCCAGTTTAAAACTTTGCCACCAACTGAGGTCATCGTTGAAAACCACCAGCTCCATGGCATTGCCATCCTCGGTTGTCGCATACATCGCCTGATTCAGGACAAAAGCCGTCGACCCACCTTTTTGTCCGAAAGATTCAACGCCTTCGATATCAGCCGTTCCCGCTTCCAATATGTCCATAAGGATGGCTGCCGCTTCTTCATTGGACCACTCGCCTGTCTGAATATCGTGTAGCCATTCCCCGTATGAAGCGGCTGTGGCTGCCGGCAAACGATCCGACCACATCCTCTGTTCATCCATTGAAAGCGTGAAATCCTCTTCACCGGCAGCAAACTCACCTTGAACGATCGCTTCATGGTACGTTTCAACTTGTGAACGATAGTCTTCCATCGATAGTGAAGCCGCTTCTTCTCCAATGTCTTCAAGCATGAGTAATGGACTTACGAGTGGATAGACGGGATCATGCTCCGTTACCCCCCATGTCTCAAGTCTTTCATTGATAGACTCGATACCGATGGTTTCAATTAAATAATCCGTGTTCGCGTTCGAACTAAAAACGATCATGCCCTCGACGACTTCTTGGAGGGATACGGTACCCTCGTTTTCGTTAACCAGTTGATCGAGCCAAAGTGGGTGCGCTCCGCCATCGGTATTTTCCATATGGAAACGTTCCAGGTCTTCCAGAGCTACCGCTTCGTCAGGATCGATTTCGCCTGTAGCAACTTCTTCTGCATAGGCAGCGGCAACCACGATTTTCACCGTACTCGCCAGCGGCCTTTGTTCATCAGCCTGACGATTCACAAGTACCTCGCCGTTCTCGGCAACATACATGGAAGAATTCTCGTCCTCGGACAAATGGTCAACGACGTACTGTGTATCTTCACGAAAGGCAAAATAAGCAAGGCTTCCTACAATTAGCGCGATGCTTCCAACTGAAATCAATCCCCATTTTGTGTACACAGACCTTTCCATAAAAATAATGCCAATAGCTACAATAAGTGCTCCTATAAACGGCGAGAGGATAAGATTGGTGATCGCAATCGATGCCACGAGGACGATCACTAACGTTCCGCTGGCCCGAAAATAATTCCACGTCGTTCGCTTATCCTTTTTCAAAAGCGGCAATGCATTAATAACGACAATAATCAAAAACACAAATGTGATAAATGACGGCATAGCTTACACTTCCGTCCTTTCGGACTCACGAAGCATGATCGGCAAGCTTTCATGCAGGCTTAAACTCGCACGCTTCACGATATGAACCCCTTGGTCTGCCAGCCATTTTTCCGTTGCCTCGGCATCACTCGTTAAAATCTGTGGCGGAGCTCCCTCAGCACTTACTTCTCGAATGCCGGGTGCCTCTTCAACTCCGGTAACGGGGCTCGCCAGCCAGATTCGCTTAAATTGTTGTGCGAGTATATCTTTCTCCATCGGCTCCCGTGTTTTTCCTTTTTTCATGATCGCAATATAGTCGGCGAGGCGCTGTACTTCATCCGCGATATGTGTTGCAAAAACGATGCTGCAATCAGGATTTTCCTCCATTTTATGGAGTAGCATTTTCTCTAA belongs to Salicibibacter cibi and includes:
- a CDS encoding ABC transporter permease, with product MNNFWITVGHTVSRRIKSKAFMWSTLIMVLLIIGLMNAGQIIAVFADDEEEDISEQIAVVDETTDDDVVGDMLESYEEGSFEYVNYTDGDEEDAIAAAENEEYNYVLALSGDAVDLNVDFYGDDNDFMIGQEVNQDVQNVKETVVTSELDLDEDELEMIHAPISFHEQPLTPDGEVQTEESQMQAYWMVYVLVIAIYIIVITFGTMIATEVATEKSSRVMELIVSSVNPITQMLGKLVGIGVVGLVSLAALAAAAGIGITMSDDELLQSIIGEAPDMSLLLYALLFVILGYFLYGGLAAMLGALVSRAEEVNQALQPLVIVAMIAFFIAIFGLNTPDTTFIQVMSYIPFFAPQLLFLRIGVGTVPMWEVALIIGILLLSAILFNILAARIYKGGVLMYGKFTFKNGIKQAVTMSRKEKNEQG
- a CDS encoding ABC transporter ATP-binding protein, with product MTLMINDVKKQFGKHKAVDGLSLTIERGSMLGMLGANGAGKTTTFRMILGLLDPTNGSVTWDGKRLSYKRTHLVGYLPEERGLYPKLTVKEQLIYLMRLKGMKKPDIVEVMREWLEKFQVPQYENQKIEELSKGNQQKIQFIAAVLHDPELLILDEPFSGLDPVNTDMLRDAVQDLQAKGTTIVFSSHQMRNVEELCEDLIMLKRGEPVLQGNLKEIKRSYGMKNISIRADYDLQFLDDHPGVLSLDNTKDGATVKVENEQVAEDLFYTIAQEGFVRKFEVEEPSLHDIFVDKAGDDEDE
- a CDS encoding serine hydrolase, whose product is MPSFITFVFLIIVVINALPLLKKDKRTTWNYFRASGTLVIVLVASIAITNLILSPFIGALIVAIGIIFMERSVYTKWGLISVGSIALIVGSLAYFAFREDTQYVVDHLSEDENSSMYVAENGEVLVNRQADEQRPLASTVKIVVAAAYAEEVATGEIDPDEAVALEDLERFHMENTDGGAHPLWLDQLVNENEGTVSLQEVVEGMIVFSSNANTDYLIETIGIESINERLETWGVTEHDPVYPLVSPLLMLEDIGEEAASLSMEDYRSQVETYHEAIVQGEFAAGEEDFTLSMDEQRMWSDRLPAATAASYGEWLHDIQTGEWSNEEAAAILMDILEAGTADIEGVESFGQKGGSTAFVLNQAMYATTEDGNAMELVVFNDDLSWWQSFKLGRNLSIFIEQFFEDKTFREETIEAIAD